The DNA segment ATAAGAAAAGGCACCATCACTAAAATTTGAGAATAAAAAAACACCAAAAATCAAATTTTAAGGTCTAATTTTTGGTGTTCGGGTCAAACCGTTCGAAGTTCATGAGTGGTTATTTTGACTGTTTAATAATAGTGCAAAAGACAGTGCTTCATAAACGGTCATTATCTATCCATTCTAAGAGAGCCTAACAAAAATATAACACATAGGCATCACCTCGCTTAGTAAAAAGAAGGCTAGCCACCACCATAAACATTGCTTGTAAGAATTATTATAGCATTAGTTTGTTACAGAAAAAAGAAAGAATATGAAGTATAATAAAGAAAAGATTGGGGTTGATGTATTGGAGAAGTTTAGAGAAATTGCAGAAGAGTTAGATATTTACCTGAAAGAAGGAGCTAATTCAGAAAGATTGGCTAAGCTTATTTCCCAAAGAGGCTCATTAACTGTTGTATCATATATAAATGAGTCTTTAGAGCTGTGGTTAAATGGATCAGAACAAATTGGTAAAGAACAAGAAGCAGAACTAATAATGATGTATCTAGATCTATATATGGAAGCGATGAAGGTTAGTAAGGAAGCAACTGTTAACGCTTTAAATATGTTCTGGTTAGGAACTAAAGAAGATCCTGAATTAGAATATATGTCATCATATACTGAATATTGCAGGAAAAAGTTTGAACTAGATAAACTGACTCCTTTAATCAAGCCAAATAGTTCATTCTCAGAAAAAAAGCAGTTTGGGATGGAAGTTACTAATACATATGCTAAAGGTGTAGAGTTCATAGGGAAAATTTTTTCAACATTAAATATATTGGCCGAAGTAGCAAATCAAAATAATTATAATGTCTATAAAATATGGAGGGAGACAATATATCAGAAAATAGATAGGTTTAATAAAATAACAAACAATAAATATGTTTTGTTCTCACAAACTATTAATCGTAAAATTAGAAATGGGGAGTCACACTTATCTTTAAGTGTTAATATTCGCAAAGCAGTTCTTGAGGTAAAAATAGTTAAAAAGCATAAAACGATAAAAGAAGAAATTCCTTGGGAAGACTTTATCAAGATTGATTTTGTGAAAATTGGCTGGATGATACAAGCTTTTGTTTATTCACAAATATTGTTTTTTCAAGCTATGGAAGACAAAGAAAATTATTTGACAAATATGCAGAAGCTAACTTCGATATTATCTCAAAAGAACAACGAAGGAGTGAGTAAAAGAATATAAGTAAGAGGGAACTTTGGAACAATTGAAGAAACTAAGTTAAGATAAATTAGTTTTCGTCACTCCAAAATAGATTTATGAATTACTTGAAATGAATCTAACTCAATGACATTGAGTTAGATTGGGGATAATGTAAATGTAGGTAACCTTTTAACAAGCATTCGGAAAGGAGTTAAGCTTTTGGATAGGAAGGAATTTTCTAAAGATGAAAAACCAAGAAATATATTCGTTTATGTTTGTGAACGTATTGCCGAATCATTAAGAGAGCATGGGTTTAAATATATAAAAAGCAATAATGCAATAATTAAGAAAGATAGTCAGTTTACTTATAAAATATCTTTTCAACCTTCCATAAAGTATGGATCAACTTCGTTTTTAGTAAATATTAGTGTAGAATCAGATCGTTTAGCACAATGGAGGCGAAATGAATATCAGGGTGAAGCGGTTGATGGAATGGTAGTTGCAACATCACTTGCAAGGTTAACTAAAATGAAAAATGAATGGCCTCGATATGAAATAGCTACATTTACAGAACGTGAACGTGTGATTCTTGAAATCACAAACATCATCAATGATTATGCTATTCCTTTTTTTGAGCAGTTTAACGATATTAATTTACTTGTAAAAAAAGTAGAAAAGTTTGGTTTTTTACCACATCTCAAAAATCAAAATATCATTTTCAGAAGAAATACTATTTCTGATTTTATAAGGTGCTTTTCTTCCTCAGAATCAGAACCATTTGAATGAGATTTTCTAGCATAAAAATCTTCTAACACGAATCTAACTCAATGCCATTGAGTTAGATTGGTATAAATGACGCGTATCATTGGCGTTCTAAGAGAGAAGACGATTTTTTGTCTTCTCTTTTTCTTTCTTCGTTTTGAATCTTACTTACTGCGTTTTTAACGCGGAGTTATGTAAGATATTTAAGTTAAAAATAATACTTCATTAGATACAGTATGTATAAATATAACACTGCATGCACTTTTATATTCAAAAAGGAAGGAATTTGATGGAAATATTAACGTATAAAGAGTATTTTTCAGCATATTTAGTATTAAATTATAAAAGAGTGTATAAAATTGTGCATAATAACACAATATGTGATTACTTCCAGAATTGTTTTGCTAGAAACATTCAGTTTGTGTTTAAAAAGCAAAAGTTTAAGACTTAATTTATCGTTCATAACAAGAATCAAGCATTTCATTACATTTTTGGTTATACATTTGTTATTTATGTTATGGTTTTATTGTTAGCATATTAATTTTACATTAAAAGAGGGAATGGAATGAAAAGATGGTTAGTTGGGATTATTACAACACTTTTCCTTATAAGTGGGATTTTGATATCTCCAGAGAGTGCTCAAGCACAAGAAAAAACGGATTATGAAGCGTTGTATAATCAGGGAGTTTCAGAAGGAATTATTAAACAAGCGGATGTAAGTTTGGAAACATGGACAGAAGAGAATAAAAATCAGTATGAACAAGTCTATCAAGATGGATTGAAAGATGGTATATACGATAAATCTATGTCGTATGAAGAATGGATAAAAATTAATAACTATGGTCAACCTCCTGTTGTAGATGCAGAATGGGAAGAAGTACCACAGAAACCAATGGTAAAAGGTGTATATAAGGGATACACTGTTAAGAAAGGAGATATTCTGATTACAAACGGAACGTCATCTTCTGGATTATTAGGACATGCAGCTATCGCGAATGGTAATGAGTATATATTAGATATTCCAGGTAAAGGTGAAACGACAAAACAATGGACTACAGCAAAACGGATGAAGGAATATGATGGTAAAGAATGGGTAAAAGTTTATCATCTAAAAAACAGTTCAGTTGCTAATGACGCAGCTAACTGGGCAGATAAAAATTACTTTTCAACAAAAGGTACATCTAAGCAAAATATTTTCCCTAAATAATGACAAATACATGGCAGAAATTGTAGTTGAAGAACATACTTGTGCCCCTTATTGCTATGTTTCATTTGAAGTAGTTTCTGTGGTTGATGGAAAAGTTAAAACTATCTATTCTTGGTATGATGATGAAACAAGTCAATGGAACGATATTGAGAAAGAATTAAATAAAGGAATTCAGTTTCTAAGCAATTTTAAAGCGATGGAGTAATAAAACAATCTTATTACTATATGAAAATATAATCACAAATAGTAAAAATTAATCTATAACTCTAAAAATAGTAGCGAACAAATGTTTTCCATGTTTTCCCTAGCTATTCCTAATCTACTTGATATACAATTAACCTAAACAAACGAAACGAGGCGAACGCCATGGCGGATTCACTCATTACCAAAAAAGCGATTGCTGGTGGATTGATGGAGCTTTGTCAGCATAAGAGGTTTGAAAAAATTAGTATTGCGGATATTACGAATATTTGTGGGCTTAATCGGCAAACTTTTTACTATCATTTTACAGATAAATACGATTTGCTTACTTGGACCTATGAAAATGATTTTTTCCATTGTTTGGCGGATGGGATTACGCTTGAAAATTGGGATAAACATGTGCTGAAAATGCTGGAATCAATTAAAGAAAATGCCGATTTCTATAAAAATACGGTTTCGGCTGATGCGAGTATTCTTTCTTTTTGCTTTTCAAAACTAACGAACTCGTTGTTTATGGATTTGTTTGAGAAAATTGATACGAATGGAGCGGTGAACGAGGCAGATCGGGTGTTTTATGCGGAATTCTTTTCTTACGGATGCTCGGGTGTACTGATTAAATGGATTACGCGCGGTTTTAAAGAGGCACCGGAAACGATTGCGAGTCAGCTATTTCGACTTGCGAAGGATACGGAATTTTTGGCAAACAGTATGTACCGAGAAAACTAGACAATATTGCAAATTTGTCTGAAAAACAGACATAATAGCTGTTTTGCCCAGATTAAAAGAAAGCGAGAAACGGTATACTATCTGTATCAAGAAATTGGAGGAGATAGTGATGAAAAATAAAAAACGTACGCTAGTCGCTCTAACTGGGGCTGCAATTGGAACAGGTATTGCTGCAAAGAAAATTTCTGAGCAAAAGAACGCTGAAAAAGAACGTTTAGTGGATGAAGCAATTAAAGCGCGTTATTACGGCGATAAACAAGTGTATTTTGTTGGTGGCGGGATTGCTAGTTTGGCTGGTGCGGCTTATTTGATTCGAGATGCCAATTTTGATGGGAAAAATATTCATATTATTGAAGGTATGCACATTTTAGGCGGAAGTAATGATGGGGCCGGAAGTGTGGAACATGGCTTTGTATGCCGCGGTGGTCGGATGTTAAATGAAGAAACCTACGAAAATTTCTGGGATTTATTTAGCAGTATTCCGTCGCTTGATATGCCGAACTTTAGTGTAACGGAAGAAATTTTGAACTTTGACCATTTACATCCAACTCATGCACAAGCAAGATTAGTTGATAAAGATCGTAATATTCTTGATGCGCATTCGATGGGATTTAATAATAATGACCGGATGTTGATGACGAAACTGCTCGCTACTCCGGAAGAAAAACTTGATAATTTAACAATTCGTGATTGGTTTGATAAACACTTTTTCGAAACGAATTTTTGGTATATGTGGCAAACCACTTTTGCTTTCCAAAAATGGAGTAGTTTATTTGAATTTAGACGTTATATGAATCGGATGATGTTAGAATTTAGCCGGATTGATACGCTAGAAGGTGTAACGAGAACACCGCTAAACCAATACGAAAGCTTAATTTTACCGCTAAAAACATTTTTAGATAAACATCATGTTGATTTTACAATTAATCAAACTGTAGAAGATATTGATTTTAAAGATGCACCGGGAATCACAGCAACAGCACTTCATTTATCAGATGGATCAACTATTGAACTTGGCCCGGATGATGACGTGATTATGACAAATGCTTGTATGACGGATAGCGCAACACTTGGCGATATGAATACGCCAGCACCAAAACCAGAAGAAAAACCAATTTCTGGGGAACTTTGGTATAAAGTAGCGCAAAAGAAACCAAATTTAGGAAATCCAGAGCCATTTTTCGGTCATGAAGAAGAAACAAATTGGCAAAGTTTTACCGTTACTTGTCATGGTGATAAATTATTGAAACGTATTGAACGCTTCACAGGAAACATTCCAGGAAGTGGTGCGCTTATGACTTTCAAAGATTCCAATTGGTTAATGAGTACCGTTGTTGCCGCACAACCTCATTTTAAAGCGCAAGATGCAAACACTACGATTTTCTGGGGTTACGGATTATATCCTGACCGTGTGGGTGATTTCGTGAAAAAACCGATGAAAGAATGTACTGGGGAAGAAATTTTATATGAATTAATGTGTCATTTGAACTGGCAAGACGATTTTGAAGAAATTAAAGCGGATATTATCAATGTAATTCCGTGCTATATGCCATACATCGATGCGCAATTCGAACCACGAGCAATGAGCGATCGTCCGGCCGTTGTTCCAGAAGGTAGTACAAACTTTGCGATGATTAGCCAATTTGTGGAAATTCCAAAAGATATGGTTTTCACCGAAGAATATTCTGTTCGCGCCGCTAGAATCGCCGTGTATACGTTGCTTGATATTGACAAAAAAATCTGCCCGGTAACACCACATAATCGTGATCCAAAAGTGTTAGCGAAAGCAACTCAAACCATGTTTAGATAAAGTGAGAAAGTAGCTATTTGTGACAGAATAGCTACTTTTTTTGTGGCAAGCAGGACAAACGACTGATATTTACGAAATAGCATTGCTTGTGAACCATAAAACAGCTATAATCTTTATAGACGAAAACAAGACCTGAAAAGAGGCTGAACAATGGAAAAGAGCTCCATTTATGGATTAACCTGGACAAAATTAACAGAATGGCTAGAAGCACACGGCCAAAAGAAATTCCGCGCGACACAAGTGTGGGACTGGCTTTATAGAAAACGTGTTAAAACTTTTGAAGAAATGAGTAACGTACCAAAAGAAACAATTGAACTATTGACAGCGAATTTTGTGATGAACACTTTAGAGGAACAAGTGGTACAAGAATCTACAGATGGCACGACGAAATATTTATTCAAGCTGAGTGACGGGAATTTAATTGAAACCGTGATGATGAAGCAAGAATATGGCTTGTCTGTTTGTGTGACGACCCAAGTTGGCTGTAATATTGGCTGTACTTTTTGCGCAAGTGGGCTTTTGAAAAAAAGTCGTGATTTAACTGCTGGTGAGATTGTGGAACAAATTATGAATGTGCAGCATTATTTGGATGGACGTAATTTGGAAGAACGTGTAAGTCATGTGGTTGTAATGGGAATCGGCGAACCGTTTGATAATTATGATAATGTGATGGATTTCTTACGCGTGATTAATCATGATAAAGGTTTGGCAATCGGTGCACGTCATATCACTGTTTCTACAAGTGGACTCGCACCGCGTATTATTGATTTCGCGAATGAGGATTTCCAAGTGAACCTAGCAATTTCCTTACATGCGCCAAACAATGAACTACGGACGAGCATTATGCGTATTAATAAAACCTATTCTATCGAGAAATTGATGGAGGCGATTCATTATTACGTAAATAAAACCAACCGCCGAATTACTTTTGAATATATTATGTTAAAAGGTGTAAACGACCATAAAAAAGAAGCGCTCGAACTTGCTGCACTTCTGGGCGAACATCGTCATTTAGCTTATGTTAACTTGATTCCTTATAACCCAGTGGATGAACATATTGATTACGAACGTAGTACAAAAGAAGATGTACTTGCATTTTATGACACGCTTAAGAAAAATGGTATAAATTGCGTTATTCGCCGTGAACATGGAACAGATATTGATGCTGCATGTGGGCAACTACGTAGTAAACAAATCAAACGAGTTGGCGTGCGTGAACGAATGAAACAAAAGCAAGCAGCACTAGAAGAATAACATTCAAACTATCTGGTTTCCATTTGGAGATTGGATAGTTTTTGTTTATACTTAAGTTATCTAAAGCAATTGAAGGAGGACAAAAATCATGAAAGTAGAGGTTGTCGAACGAAATGCTTTTACAGCTGTCGGGAAAAAAAGAACTTTTTCAGTAGAAAATGATGCCCAAAAAGAAAAAATTAGCCAATTTTGGCAAGAAGCAAATGAAAACGGCGATGCAGAAAGAGTAAACGAATTAGCTGAATTCGCGACGATTGATGGTATTTTAGGAATCTGCCAAATGAATGGCGACAAAATGGATTACTATATTGCGATTGAATCCGAACTCACTCCACCAGAAGACATGGAAAAAATAACCATTCCAGCTAGTAAATGGGCCATCTTCCAATCAGTTGGTCCACTACCAAGCTCCATTCAAAGAGTCTGGGAATATATTTATAGCGATTGGTTCCAAACAAGCAACTATACGCACGGAAACGCCCCAGAAATAGAAGTCTACACAGAAGGCGATACAACGGCTGCTGATTATTATTCTGAAGTATGGATACCAGTGGTTGAAAAAGATTAACAAACCAAAGAACAAATTTCATGGATTGTGAAATTTGTTCTTTTTAAATCCTACTCTAATCCCATTTTCCAACATTGACAATGAGAATCATTATCAATATAATGGAAGGAACAAGCCTATTATACATACAATACAATTATCCAAGGGGGATTTAAGAATGATTATTGTAACTAATACGATTAAGGTAGAAAAAGGCGCAGCAGAGCACGTGATTCGTCAGTTCACAGGCGCAAATGGCGACGGACATCCAACTAAAGATATCGCAGAAGTAGAAGGATTTCTGGGCTTCGAACTATGGCACAGTAAACCAGAAGACAAAGATTATGAAGAAGTAGTCGTTACAAGTAAATGGGAAAGCGAAGAAGCGCAACGCAATTGGGTAAAAAGTGATTCCTTCAAAAAAGCGCATGGTAGAACAAAAGACACAAGAGAACAAAGAGAAGATCGCAAAGGCATCGTAGGAAATGAAATTGCTCGTTTCGAAGTGGTTCATGTGCAAAATCCTGTGACTATTGAAAAATAAGAAGTGAGTGAACAAGCCGTTTCGAGGTAGATGGCTTGTTTTTTTGTGGCGCTTGAATTTTCAAATAATTATTGAATTTTTATATCTTATGCGGTATATTAAGAACAAAAAAGTAGGGATGGATTTAAGATGGATTCAAGCAACGAGAAATTAAAACAACAACTACAAAGCCTTCAAAAACAACAAACAGATGCTGAATTATCCTTAGATATGCTCAAACGTGAACAAAATGAGCGGATTTGGCTAGAAGATTTTGAGCGGATTTGTTACGAAGAACGCGAGTCTTTGGAGTTGATGCGAGAAGTCTGGCAAGGCGATCAAGCTCGCAATTTCGGCTACTATTTAGAAGACCTCCAAGCAGACGAGAAAAATAAATGGCGCCAAACTTTTCAAGCTGAGGAGGAAAAACGCCAAGAAAAAATAAATACATACCAAAAAAATATCTACCAATTGGAAAGTAAACAACAAGATATACAAAAGGAGTTGTTCCAGTGAGCCGAATCGACATCGGAGAAATACGAGATTTTGCATTCCAACTACGCGCAGCTAACCAAACAGGAAGAAAAATAATCCAAGGCATCAAAACCACCGTGACAAACTACATAGAAGATGGTAGTTTA comes from the Listeria welshimeri serovar 6b str. SLCC5334 genome and includes:
- a CDS encoding DUF4304 domain-containing protein, which produces MDRKEFSKDEKPRNIFVYVCERIAESLREHGFKYIKSNNAIIKKDSQFTYKISFQPSIKYGSTSFLVNISVESDRLAQWRRNEYQGEAVDGMVVATSLARLTKMKNEWPRYEIATFTERERVILEITNIINDYAIPFFEQFNDINLLVKKVEKFGFLPHLKNQNIIFRRNTISDFIRCFSSSESEPFE
- a CDS encoding TetR/AcrR family transcriptional regulator, producing the protein MADSLITKKAIAGGLMELCQHKRFEKISIADITNICGLNRQTFYYHFTDKYDLLTWTYENDFFHCLADGITLENWDKHVLKMLESIKENADFYKNTVSADASILSFCFSKLTNSLFMDLFEKIDTNGAVNEADRVFYAEFFSYGCSGVLIKWITRGFKEAPETIASQLFRLAKDTEFLANSMYREN
- a CDS encoding oleate hydratase produces the protein MKNKKRTLVALTGAAIGTGIAAKKISEQKNAEKERLVDEAIKARYYGDKQVYFVGGGIASLAGAAYLIRDANFDGKNIHIIEGMHILGGSNDGAGSVEHGFVCRGGRMLNEETYENFWDLFSSIPSLDMPNFSVTEEILNFDHLHPTHAQARLVDKDRNILDAHSMGFNNNDRMLMTKLLATPEEKLDNLTIRDWFDKHFFETNFWYMWQTTFAFQKWSSLFEFRRYMNRMMLEFSRIDTLEGVTRTPLNQYESLILPLKTFLDKHHVDFTINQTVEDIDFKDAPGITATALHLSDGSTIELGPDDDVIMTNACMTDSATLGDMNTPAPKPEEKPISGELWYKVAQKKPNLGNPEPFFGHEEETNWQSFTVTCHGDKLLKRIERFTGNIPGSGALMTFKDSNWLMSTVVAAQPHFKAQDANTTIFWGYGLYPDRVGDFVKKPMKECTGEEILYELMCHLNWQDDFEEIKADIINVIPCYMPYIDAQFEPRAMSDRPAVVPEGSTNFAMISQFVEIPKDMVFTEEYSVRAARIAVYTLLDIDKKICPVTPHNRDPKVLAKATQTMFR
- the rlmN gene encoding 23S rRNA (adenine(2503)-C(2))-methyltransferase RlmN, whose amino-acid sequence is MEKSSIYGLTWTKLTEWLEAHGQKKFRATQVWDWLYRKRVKTFEEMSNVPKETIELLTANFVMNTLEEQVVQESTDGTTKYLFKLSDGNLIETVMMKQEYGLSVCVTTQVGCNIGCTFCASGLLKKSRDLTAGEIVEQIMNVQHYLDGRNLEERVSHVVVMGIGEPFDNYDNVMDFLRVINHDKGLAIGARHITVSTSGLAPRIIDFANEDFQVNLAISLHAPNNELRTSIMRINKTYSIEKLMEAIHYYVNKTNRRITFEYIMLKGVNDHKKEALELAALLGEHRHLAYVNLIPYNPVDEHIDYERSTKEDVLAFYDTLKKNGINCVIRREHGTDIDAACGQLRSKQIKRVGVRERMKQKQAALEE
- a CDS encoding GyrI-like domain-containing protein, whose amino-acid sequence is MKVEVVERNAFTAVGKKRTFSVENDAQKEKISQFWQEANENGDAERVNELAEFATIDGILGICQMNGDKMDYYIAIESELTPPEDMEKITIPASKWAIFQSVGPLPSSIQRVWEYIYSDWFQTSNYTHGNAPEIEVYTEGDTTAADYYSEVWIPVVEKD
- the isdG gene encoding heme oxygenase IsdG, with amino-acid sequence MIIVTNTIKVEKGAAEHVIRQFTGANGDGHPTKDIAEVEGFLGFELWHSKPEDKDYEEVVVTSKWESEEAQRNWVKSDSFKKAHGRTKDTREQREDRKGIVGNEIARFEVVHVQNPVTIEK